A portion of the Carya illinoinensis cultivar Pawnee chromosome 11, C.illinoinensisPawnee_v1, whole genome shotgun sequence genome contains these proteins:
- the LOC122281705 gene encoding phosphoenolpyruvate carboxylase, housekeeping isozyme, translating into MANRNIEKLASIDAQLRLLVPGKVSEDDKLIEYDALLLDRFLDILQDLHGEDLKETVQECYELSAEYEGKHDPKKLEELGSVLTSLDPGDSIVIAKSFSHMLNLANLAEEVQIAYRRRNKLKKGDFADENSAATESDIEETLKRLVAQLNKSPQEVFDALKNQTVDLVFTAHPTQSIRRSLLQKHGRIRDCLAQLYAKDITPDDKQELDEALQREIQAAFRTDEIRRTPPTPQDEMRAGMSYFHETIWKGVPKFLRRVDTALKNLGINERVPYNAPLIQFSSWMGGDRDGNPRVTPEVTRDVCLLARMMAANLHYSQIEDLMFELSMWRCNDELRVRADELHRSSKKDAKHYIEFWKQIPSNEPYRVILGEVRDRLYQTRERSRHLLANGYSDIPEDATFTSVEEFLEPLELCYRSLCASGDQAIADGSLLDFLRQVSTFGLSLVRLDIRQESDRHTDVMDAITKHLEIGSYRDWSEERRQEWLLSELSGKRPLFGPDLPKTEEIRDVLDTFHVIAELPSDNFGAYIISMATAPSDVLAVELLQRECHVKQPLRVVPLFEKLADLEAAPAALVRLFSIDWYRNRINGKQEVMIGYSDSGKDAGRFSAAWQLYKAQEELIKVAKQFGVKLTMFHGRGGTVGRGGGPTHLAILSQPPDTVHGSLRVTVQGEVIEQSFGEEHLCFRTLQRFTAATLEHGMHPPVSPKPEWRALMDEMAIIATEEYRSIVFKEPRFVEYFRLATPELEYGRMNIGSRPSKRKPSGGIESLRAIPWIFAWTQTRFHLPVWLGFGSAFKRVIHQDIRNLHMLQEMYNAWPFFRVTIDLVEMVFAKGDPGIAALYDKLLVSEDLWQFGERLRVNYEETKRLLLQIAGHKDLLEGDPYLKQRLRLRDSYITTLNVCQAYTLKRIRDPNYHVNVRPHISREFMEISKAADELVKLNPTSDYAPGLEDTLILTMKGIAAGLQNTG; encoded by the exons ATGGCTAATCGGAATATCGAGAAGTTGGCGTCAATTGATGCCCAGCTTCGACTTTTGGTTCCGGGGAAAGTGAGTGAGGATGACAAACTGATCGAGTATGATGCTCTGCTTTTGGATCGGTTTCTGGATATTCTCCAAGATTTACATGGGGAGGATCTCAAGGAAACG GTTCAAGAGTGTTATGAGCTTTCTGCTGAGTATGAGGGTAAGCATGATCCTAAGAAGCTAGAAGAGCTTGGAAGTGTGTTGACAAGCTTGGATCCAGGGGACTCTATTGTTATTGCAAAGTCTTTCTCCCACATGCTTAACTTGGCCAACTTGGCTGAGGAGGTCCAGATTGCTTACCGCAGACGGAACAAGTTGAAAAAGGGAGATTTTGCAGATGAGAACTCTGCAGCAACCGAATCAGACATAGAAGAAACTCTCAAGAGACTGGTTGCACAACTGAACAAGTCTCCGCAAGAAGTTTTTGATGCTCTGAAGAACCAGACTGTGGATCTAGTCTTCACTGCCCATCCCACACAATCAATTCGTCGGTCTTTGCTTCAGAAGCATGGAAG GATAAGGGATTGTTTGGCCCAATTGTATGCCAAAGACATTACTCCTGATGATAAGCAGGAGCTTGATGAGGCTCTTCAGAGGGAG ATCCAAGCTGCATTTCGCACAGATGAGATTCGGAGAACCCCTCCAACTCCACAAGATGAGATGAGGGCTGGAATGAGCTACTTCCATGAAACAATCTGGAAGGGTGTTCCAAAGTTCCTACGCCGTGTTGACACAGCTTTGAAGAACCTAGGAATTAATGAACGTGTTCCTTACAATGCCCCACtcattcaattttcttcttgGATGGGTGGTGATCGTGATG GTAATCCTAGGGTGACTCCTGAGGTCACAAGGGATGTTTGCTTATTGGCTAGAATGATGGCTGCCAACTTGCACTATTCCCAAATAGAGGATCTCATGTTTGAG TTGTCTATGTGGCGCTGCAATGATGAGCTTCGTGTTCGTGCAGATGAACTCCACAGATCCtccaagaaagatgcaaaacacTACATAG AATTTTGGAAACAAATTCCTTCCAATGAACCCTATCGTGTCATTCTCGGTGAAGTGAGGGATAGGCTTTATCAGACACGTGAACGCTCTCGCCATCTGCTGGCCAATGGGTACTCTGACATCCCAGAGGATGCAACTTTCACCAGTGTTGAGGAG TTTTTGGAACCTCTCGAACTATGTTACAGATCACTCTGTGCATCTGGTGACCAAGCAATTGCTGATGGAAGCCTTCTTGATTTCTTGAGACAAGTGTCAACTTTTGGACTTTCACTCGTGAGACTTGATATTAGGCAAGAGTCGGACCGTCATACTGATGTCATGGATGCCATTACCAAGCACCTGGAAATTGGGTCCTACCGAGATTGGTCAGAAGAACGTCGACAGGAATGGCTTTTATCTGAACTCAGTGGCAAGCGCCCACTGTTTGGACCTGATCTTCCTAAAACTGAAGAAATTCGTGATGTTCTGGACACCTTTCATGTCATAGCGGAACTTCCATCAGACAACTTCGGAGCATATATAATTTCAATGGCAACTGCACCATCTGATGTGCTTGCAGTTGAGCTCCTGCAACGTGAATGCCATGTGAAGCAACCATTAAGAGTTGTTCCGCTGTTTGAGAAACTTGCAGACTTGGAAGCTGCCCCTGCTGCTCTAGTTCGGCTTTTCTCAATAGATTGGTATAGAAATCGAattaatggaaagcaagaagtTATGATTGGCTATTCAGATTCTGGTAAAGATGCAGGACGGTTTTCTGCAGCCTGGCAGTTATACAAGGCTCAAGAGGAGCTCATAAAGGTTGCCAAGCAATTTGGTGTGAAGCTAACTATGTTCCATGGTCGTGGTGGTACTGTTGGAAGAGGAGGTGGACCCACTCATCTTGCCATATTATCTCAACCTCCGGATACTGTTCACGGATCACTCCGCGTTACTGTTCAAGGTGAAGTTATTGAGCAATCATTTGGGGAGGAGCATTTGTGCTTTAGAACGCTTCAGCGTTTCACGGCTGCTACTTTAGAGCATGGCATGCACCCACCCGTTTCTCCCAAACCAGAATGGCGTGCATTGATGGATGAAATGGCCATCATTGCCACGGAAGAATATCGTTCTATTGTTTTCAAAGAACCACGATTTGTTGAATATTTCCGCCTT GCTACACCGGAGTTGGAATATGGTCGGATGAACATAGGAAGCCGTCCATCGAAGCGTAAGCCGAGTGGAGGTATTGAATCACTTCGTGCAATCCCATGGATCTTTGCCTGGACACAAACAAGGTTTCATCTTCCAGTGTGGCTAGGCTTTGGATCGGCATTCAAACGTGTTATTCATCAGGACATTAGGAATCTCCATATGCTCCAAGAGATGTACAATGCATGGCCTTTCTTTAGAGTCACCATTGATCTGGTCGAAATGGTGTTTGCCAAGGGAGATCCTGGAATTGCTGCTTTGTATGACAAGCTCCTTGTGTCAGAAGATCTGTGGCAATTTGGAGAGCGGTTGAGGGTCAATTATGAAGAAACTAAGAGGCTTCTCCTGCAG ATTGCTGGACACAAGGATCTTCTTGAAGGGGACCCATACTTGAAGCAAAGACTCCGCCTCCGTGATTCCTACATCACTACCCTTAATGTTTGCCAAGCCTACACATTGAAGAGAATCAGGGATCCAAACTACCATGTGAATGTTAGGCCACACATCTCGAGAGAGTTTATGGAAATAAGCAAAGCCGCTGATGAACTTGTGAAGCTGAACCCAACAAGTGACTATGCCCCTGGTCTTGAGGATACCCTCATCTTGACCATGAAGGGTATTGCTGCAGGCTTGCAGAACACTGGTTAG